In the genome of bacterium, the window GGTCGCCTTTGATGTATCCGGATGAGAAGATCATTGATGATATCAGGGCAATGATGAGAAAATAAACTTATAAAATTAGGCTTATACATCCTTCCAATTATCGTGCCTTTTGATCCGCGTAATTTGCATTTCACTGATTTTGAATTTTTTGGCAATTTTTTTCTGTTTAATGCCTTCACTCAGCAATTTACGGATCGAACGAACATCCGCTTTTGAAATTTTGCTGTTAAATGCATTACTGCCGCGAAATGCATTATAAACTTTTTTATATTTTTTTTCATTGCGCCGAAATACTTCCGCGTGCGTTGCCCATTTAAGATTTTTATAGTGATTATTTTTTTTGTTCCAATCGATATGAACAACGGCACTTTTATTTTTATTGTCTTTCGGAACGAAATACTGAGCCACTAATTTATGAACGTAAACGTTGTGCCGTTTATCATCGATTCGCATATCGATACATTGATATCCTCCGACAATTTTGCCAGTCAGGAACTTTCCTTCCTTTTTGTGATTAAAACTCTTCACACGACCAAAATTACTAATCTCGTATTTATCGTCAGTCTCTTTAACTTTTTTCCAAATTTCTCCCCGCAGTTGCAGTGGTGTTTTCATGGAAAGAACTGAATTTGTTGTGTGGAATGCTAAAATAAGTTCAGTATAAATTCTTTTATTGTCAAGCAGCAATTCGCTCGATTACATTACAAAAAAAAACCGGCAAGTGATTTTACTTGCCGGATACTTCGTCGGGGTGAGGGGATTTGAACTCCTGACATCCTGCTCCCAAAGCAGGCGCGCTAACCGGGCTGCGCTACACCCCGATGATTTATTTTTTTAAGCGCGGTAATATAGAAATTGAAACGGCGTTTGTCAAGTTAATACTAATTAGCCACGGATTTGCTTCATCGTACGATTCAGAATCTCGGCCGCCTCATCAATTTCCGATGCAGTGACATTGAGCGCAGGACGGAGACGAATGCTTTTTTCACCGCATTTTAAGATCAGCAATCCGTTTTCTTTAGTTTTTGAAAAAACCTGATCGCGTAGAGCTTCAGTCGGCAAATCAAAAGCACACATCAACCCGGCGCCACGGACATTGGAAATTAAACTCGAATCTTTCTGCAATTCATGTAAACGACGGAGAATCAATTCGCCTTGTTTTTTAGCATTGTCCACGAGTTTTTCTTCATGGATAATTTTCAAGTACCACGTTGACCGGTACATATCGGTCAGATTTCCGCCCCAGGTGGAATTGATCCGGCTGGGTTTTTCAAACACGTTATCACGAACCTCTTCGACCCGTTTGCCTGCCAGAATACCGCATATTTGCATTTTCTTGCCGAAGGAAATGATATCCGGTTTGACTCCGATTCCTTGATGTGCCCAAAAATTACCGGTAAGACCGGCACCCGTTTGAACCTCATCGTAAATAAAAAGCATTTCGTTCTCATCACATAACTGTCGCAATGCCTTATGAAATTCAACTCTAAAATGATTGTCACCGCCTTCAGCCTGAATCGGTTCAATGATCAACGCGGCGATCTGGTTTTTATATTTTTTTAACTGATCTTTCAGAAAAGCCATGCATTCATCTTCGCGACGTTTCACATCGTTTACATTAGTTTCATTAAGAGGAAAAACGATTTTCGGATTAGGCGCTTTGATCCAGTCGAATTTCGGAAAATACTGAACTTTGTGGCGGTAATGTGTATTCGTCATAGTCATCGTATAACCGCTGCGGCCGTGAAAAGCTTCTTTGAAATAAATGACTTTCATCGAATTGACGTATTTTTCTTCTTCGTCTATCGATGAAAAACCACTTGGAAATTGTTTGCGCACCTTCCAGTCGAAGGCAGTTTTTATCGTATTTTCTACAGCCAACGCACCGCCGGAAATCAAAAACAAATGCGGTAAATATTCGGGAATTCCAACCTGGCTGAATGTGGCTACAAATTCGGCCATGATGGTTGTGTAAATATCAGAATTGGAAGGGTTGTTCGTTGCGGCTTCAATCAGACCTTCACGAAATTCGGCTGATTGCATCGCCGGATGATTCATACCTACTGGCGAAGAACCGAAAAAAGAAAAAAGATCAAGATAGGTTTTGCCGGTAATGGAATCGATAATTCTGGACCCACGGCTTTTTTTTGTGTCCAAAACGAAATCATAGCCGTCAACCAACATATGTTTTTTTAGAGTCGCGTGAACACTGGCAGGATTGACATGAATATTTAACATGACATTCTCCTTGGATAAACGTGTAAGAGTTATCGTTTATTAAAAGGAGATACTTCTCAAACCCTCCATTCCGGTTTGAGGAGGCATCGACGGCGCCCGATCAAGACAACTTGTTGTGCGCGCCAGTCACGAAAGCACTCTGCAAGCAAGCTCAGAGTGCTTTCCACGCCAATGTCAGTTAAAAAATTCATAATTAATAATTGTCGATTTGCGCACGTTGTAATTTGTCGCTATAGTCGACGTAAACCGTTTTTAATTCACTGAAAAATTCATACACCGGCCACCCGCCTTCCCGGTGCCCGTTACCGGTTTCTTTCACGCCTCCGAACGGCAAATGTGCTTCCGCGCCGATCGTCGGGGCATTGATATACGTGATTCCGGCTTTAATATCGCGAATGGCTTTAAACGAGTGATTGATATTACGGGTGTACAACGATGAGGAGAGTCCGTAAACCGTATCGTTCAAAACCGTGATAGCTTCGTCCAGATCTTTTATTTTAACGACGGACAAAACTGGTCCGAAAATTTCTTCCTGTTCGATCCGCATGCCCGGTTTAACGCCTGCGAAAATCGTCGGTTGATGGAACCAGCCTTTTTTCCAATCGCCGTCGGTAAGCCGTTTACCGCCGCATACAAGTTTTGCACCTTCCGACATTCCGATTTTCACATATTCTTCTACGGTGTTCAATTGACCTTCATTCACACAAGGTCCAACTTCGATTCCTTTTTCCAGCCCGTTGCCGATACGTAATTTTTCAGTTCGTTTGACGAGCATGTCGAGAAATTGATCGTGAATTTTTTCATGTAGAATAAGCCGGCTGGTTGCCGTACAGCGTTGGCCAGTCGTTCCGAAAGCACCCCACAGGACGCCGTCAAGCGCCAATTCCAGATTAGCATCATCCATCACTATCTGTGCGTTTTTACCGCCAAGTTCGAGCGATACGCGTTTGAGCGTTTTACCGCAAGCCGATGCAATGGTTTTGCCAACGCCGGATGAACCGGTAAAACTGATCAGTTCCACATCCGGGTGTTCGACAATTTTCATTCCGACCGAACTTCCGCCACCGTGTACGATATTGATTACGCCGGCCGGTACGCCCGCTTCGATCAATATTTCGACCAGATTGCTTGCGGTGTGCGGTGTATCCGACGCCGGCTTGAACACGATACAATTACCGCAGGCCAATGCCGGAAATATTTTCCATGTCGGTATAGCCATTGGAAAATTCCAAGGCGTTACAATACCCGCAACCCCGATCGGCGTACGAATCGCCATGGCAAATTTATTAGGTAATTCCGAAGGAACCGTGTGACTAAATAAACGCCGGCATTCACTCGCGGCATAATAGGCCGTGTCGATGCCTTCCTGAACATCACCACGAGTTTCGGCTAAAACTTTTCCCATCTCGCGTGTCATATCTTGTGCCAGCGCTTCTTTGCGTTCATTCATCAGATCGCCGACTTTTCTGAGAATATCGCCTCGTTTCGGAGCCGGCATCAATCGCCATGCATCCCACGCTTTCTTAGCCGCCGCAACCGCCTGATTGACATCTTCCGCGTTTGATTTAGGAAATAAACCTATTATTTCTTCCCAATTTGCAGGATTACGATTTTCAAAAGTTTCCCCGCTTAAAGCGTCTTGCCATTTTCCACTGATACAATTTTGAAATTTCCGTGCCATAGTAGTACTCCTCGCATTTAAATGTGGCGGGCAAATGTAAAAAAATAATCTGCGAAAGTCAACCGCGTGTAAGAAGTTTTAAGAGGCGATGAATCGGCGGCAATAGCCCGATTTTCGGGCTTCTTCAGGGGAGGAGTAGTTGCAGAACTAAAAAGAGAATTACAAATTCCGATCAATGCGTTGCCTTAAACTGTCACTTTGCATGGCTTTGCGCGCAATTAATCCGAACAGTGCCACAACACTACCGATAACAATACCTAGGATGCTGATACCCCCAAAAACACTCGAGGCAAGAATAATGATGCCAAGAATGATCCACACCCAATACAATTTCACAAACCATAAAACAAACATAAAAATATCCTTTAAATTTGTTCCCTAATTACGACGGATAGGATCGTTTGAATCGCTTCGGCTTTCCAGAACGAAAGTATTATTATTTAAAGTATAGACATACGTACGTTGGATAATATCGCCTCCCTCTTCGTCAGCTGCATAAATCACTTCGTCAACACGTAATTTATAGATGTCATTATTTTTAGCTTTGAGCAGTAAGAAATTACATGAACTGACAAATCCGCCTTCTGTCTGATATACAAAAAGGCTTTCAAATTTATCGCTATTCTGCGGCACAAAGCGGTAAATTTTACAATACTGTTTATATTGAGAATCTTGTAATACCGAAAAAATTTCCGAACGTCCATCGTTATTAACATCGATGATACGAAAATCGTGAATACCTCCGCCCAAACTTCTATTCAGAATACGACAATGCCAGCGATTGTTTTCCCAATAGTACCCCATAACCACATAAATGCTTTCTCCTGAAATATCCCCGGCCACAATCATTTCATCCACGCCATCTTTGTCTAAATCGACCGAAAAGCCCTGATATACCGAGAAATGAAGCTCGTCAATGGGGGTTGTGATATGTTCAGGAAAATGTTCGACTGCGTCAAGATAAGCATCTTTCAAAAAGTCCTTTTCTTCAGGAACGCCGTCGAAATTTTCAGCATAGCTTTGGCCAAGCCATACAACGGTCAAAAGCAACATCAGTTGCAATTCACGTAGTTTCATTGGATAGGGTTATTTTATTGAAATACGTCTATTTATTAACACGCAAGGTTACACGATATTCGCCGGTATTCGTCGCATAAAAGGCATAATCGGTGATTGACAAATACAAAACGCCGTTATCTTGGGCGATATTGTTATATTTTGCGCCGATGAGAAACGGCAAACCGCTTTCACCGATACGACCGATCAAAGCGCCGTAAGGCATACCGTCACTTCCATAACCATCCGTAGCACTACCCGGAGGCGTGAACGATTTGGCCCAGTATGCAAGCCACACAGAACCATTGGCGCGAATACTCAATCGATCGCCTCTTTTAATTTTGATTTTAGTATTCAGATAACCTTTTCCGTCCGGATTAGATGTAATATATTGATTGGCCATAACGGAAAAGC includes:
- the lat gene encoding L-lysine 6-transaminase, encoding MLNIHVNPASVHATLKKHMLVDGYDFVLDTKKSRGSRIIDSITGKTYLDLFSFFGSSPVGMNHPAMQSAEFREGLIEAATNNPSNSDIYTTIMAEFVATFSQVGIPEYLPHLFLISGGALAVENTIKTAFDWKVRKQFPSGFSSIDEEEKYVNSMKVIYFKEAFHGRSGYTMTMTNTHYRHKVQYFPKFDWIKAPNPKIVFPLNETNVNDVKRREDECMAFLKDQLKKYKNQIAALIIEPIQAEGGDNHFRVEFHKALRQLCDENEMLFIYDEVQTGAGLTGNFWAHQGIGVKPDIISFGKKMQICGILAGKRVEEVRDNVFEKPSRINSTWGGNLTDMYRSTWYLKIIHEEKLVDNAKKQGELILRRLHELQKDSSLISNVRGAGLMCAFDLPTEALRDQVFSKTKENGLLILKCGEKSIRLRPALNVTASEIDEAAEILNRTMKQIRG
- a CDS encoding helix-turn-helix domain-containing protein → MKTPLQLRGEIWKKVKETDDKYEISNFGRVKSFNHKKEGKFLTGKIVGGYQCIDMRIDDKRHNVYVHKLVAQYFVPKDNKNKSAVVHIDWNKKNNHYKNLKWATHAEVFRRNEKKYKKVYNAFRGSNAFNSKISKADVRSIRKLLSEGIKQKKIAKKFKISEMQITRIKRHDNWKDV
- a CDS encoding aldehyde dehydrogenase family protein: MARKFQNCISGKWQDALSGETFENRNPANWEEIIGLFPKSNAEDVNQAVAAAKKAWDAWRLMPAPKRGDILRKVGDLMNERKEALAQDMTREMGKVLAETRGDVQEGIDTAYYAASECRRLFSHTVPSELPNKFAMAIRTPIGVAGIVTPWNFPMAIPTWKIFPALACGNCIVFKPASDTPHTASNLVEILIEAGVPAGVINIVHGGGSSVGMKIVEHPDVELISFTGSSGVGKTIASACGKTLKRVSLELGGKNAQIVMDDANLELALDGVLWGAFGTTGQRCTATSRLILHEKIHDQFLDMLVKRTEKLRIGNGLEKGIEVGPCVNEGQLNTVEEYVKIGMSEGAKLVCGGKRLTDGDWKKGWFHQPTIFAGVKPGMRIEQEEIFGPVLSVVKIKDLDEAITVLNDTVYGLSSSLYTRNINHSFKAIRDIKAGITYINAPTIGAEAHLPFGGVKETGNGHREGGWPVYEFFSELKTVYVDYSDKLQRAQIDNY